aaatataaatataaatatgggAATGGAATACAAATATGTGCTACAGAATCAATTTAATTCAATGCACACAGTTCAGTCTCAAGTGTGTTTGTATAATGAAGTTCAAAACTTGATGTGTTTAATAGCTTACAATTCAGACACTATTATATATGTTCGAACAGTGCAAAATCTAGAATTTCATTGGGATAAAAGAGGGCGAATAAGAAGTTCTTTACTAAATCTGACTTCGTTTTATTAACAATTCTTTTATTTACAAAGATCTCTATATGAGTGACTAGCATATCACTTCTATTTTAATCCAAAGTTCACTAACAAGTTTTTTTGAGGAAATCCTTGAACCAATGTGCCGAGTGTTTTAGGTATCTTTTCACTCCGTCTTTAAAATCTACAAAGACGAGTCCAAATCGCACGGTGTAGCCAGAGTCCCATTCCATGTTATCCAACAATGACCATGCAAAATATCCCTTTACATTCACACCATCCCTTCTATGCATACAGGTTAAtgaaagaaaatgaattaatttacCCAAACACAAAGTTACCCCTGTACAAATTTTCTACACATTCCTTTTTACACTTAAAAGAGAAAGAAGTCGCCTTCCTATTTTCACGTAAAAGGTGAATGTAAAAAGGAATGGTAGAAAATATGCATAGGAACCAAAGTATAAAACTACTTGGaatcaatattttataaaacctacaaataaataagtagGGGCTTAGAGACTCTTTTGATAAAGCATTACTTACTTGATTGCAGTTTGAAGATAATAAAGATGACGATAAAAATAATCAATTCTGTAAGTATCTACAAGGGATTCTTCAAGTGATAGTGTTGGATCATTGTACTCATCATAACCTATCAATTGACTTTGTCAGATTTTCGTTTGGATAATCAACATTGCAGTATGCTTAATCTATCAAAAACAATATTAAAGTTCACGCATAACCTATCAACATTGCAGTAAGTAAAATAGAAGCATTACCATTTTCAGTAATGTAAATTACTGGGTTGTTGTATTGCTTCTTGATGTAAAGCAACAGTTCTCGAAATCCTCGTGGATAAATGCACAACCAGCTGGAAGCAGCCtgcatataattatatataaagttatctttatattttagacataatCTCTTGGAGAACTAAACCTACAAATGAAAGCATTGATATGTAAGTTAGCTGCAACGAAACAATGAAATACATACCATTGGACCAAGGGGCTTTCCATCATGCTGAtctgtcattaaaaaaaattaaccatgCTTAGATATGAGGTTCGGAAGATTAGATAATATTAGTTTTCTTACAATTCTGTTTGACAATTCATTAGAACTGATTTAACTAGTACAAACATATAATTAACTGATAATTACTTGTAACATTAACAAGAGCATCAGTTTGTTGGGCCGGTTTAGCACCGCGTAGTTGAGGTGCATAAGCAGCATAAAAGGATGCATAATAGTTTAGGCCCAGAAAATCGAAGGACCCCTTAAGTTGCTCTGATTCTTCTCTTGAGAACTTTGGAAGCCTATTTCCCACCATAGATTGCATGCTTTTTGGATATTCGCCTTTTGTGAGCGGGTCCATATACCTAACACAATGCAGATACAATCAAAGTAATGAAGTACTCTTCAGAgaagaaatatatttaaaattaaatacacaGCGTGAACTGAAATCACATGAAGTTTACTTTCAATTTTCTACAGGTTCCCGAGCAGACATATATTTATGTGAACAACACAAATCACTCAGGATAAAAATGAGTACCAGCACACCAATCTTGTTATATATCCATTAATAGTGGCAATATTGGGGAATGCTTCACGGTCATTATCAGATCACATAACTGCACATGTATATGATGTGGTTGGTCCACAGTTTTCTTACTAAGTGGAATGATCCACAACTAAATCATGTCatgatcatattttaaaaaaatttatataattccTCTGTTAGTGTTGAGCTACAAATAGTTAAGTTTAATCTTTACCATCCAAACATGAAGTCGAGGGCTCGTTGTGCAGCATCAACATCTGATTTCTCTTGAGAGACTGGAACAAACCAATCAGAGTTTAAGGTAATCCCTAATAAACCGTTTTGAGATgcctgcatttttttttttaaaaaaaatggttatttaGTTTACAACAGTTCTAATAAGTTAACACTTGGTCTTGTACAATTGAATAATATGGAGAACCTGACCTGATACTTGGTCTTGTAAAGTTTTGCAGCAGCAGCATGAGCAAGAAGTTGGTAGTGCGAAGTCAAATATGGTTCTGTCCCAGAATCACCTCCTGTGCAATTCATTTTTAACCAATCTGAACATCGACCTGGTGCAAACCTTCCGGTTGCATAGCCATTCTTACTCACACTCCTTGGTTCATTCAAAGTAATCCAACGTTTCACCCTATCACCAAATTCCTTGAAGCATAGTTCAGCATAGTCCCTATAATC
This portion of the Trifolium pratense cultivar HEN17-A07 linkage group LG3, ARS_RC_1.1, whole genome shotgun sequence genome encodes:
- the LOC123915743 gene encoding cyanogenic beta-glucosidase-like isoform X2, translating into MPKIDFNVFLLLLSLLSIVTRIDAVQPFPNHDVPYLNRSSFPPDFVFGTASSAFQYEGAATTDGKGPSIWDTFAHKYPEKIKDRSTGDVADDSYNHYKDDIRIMKYMNMDAYRFSISWSRVLPKGKLSGGVNREGIKYYNNLINKLLANGLQPYVTIFHWDLPQALEDEYRGFLSPRIVDDYRDYAELCFKEFGDRVKRWITLNEPRSVSKNGYATGRFAPGRCSDWLKMNCTGGDSGTEPYLTSHYQLLAHAAAAKLYKTKYQASQNGLLGITLNSDWFVPVSQEKSDVDAAQRALDFMFGWYMDPLTKGEYPKSMQSMVGNRLPKFSREESEQLKGSFDFLGLNYYASFYAAYAPQLRGAKPAQQTDALVNVTNQHDGKPLGPMAASSWLCIYPRGFRELLLYIKKQYNNPVIYITENGYDEYNDPTLSLEESLVDTYRIDYFYRHLYYLQTAIKDGVNVKGYFAWSLLDNMEWDSGYTVRFGLVFVDFKDGVKRYLKHSAHWFKDFLKKTC
- the LOC123915743 gene encoding cyanogenic beta-glucosidase-like isoform X1, with the translated sequence MPKIDFNVFLLLLSLLSIVTRIDAVQPFPNHDVPYLNRSSFPPDFVFGTASSAFQYEGAATTDGKGPSIWDTFAHKYPEKIKDRSTGDVADDSYNHYKDDIRIMKYMNMDAYRFSISWSRVLPKGKLSGGVNREGIKYYNNLINKLLANGLQPYVTIFHWDLPQALEDEYRGFLSPRIVDDYRDYAELCFKEFGDRVKRWITLNEPRSVSKNGYATGRFAPGRCSDWLKMNCTGGDSGTEPYLTSHYQLLAHAAAAKLYKTKYQASQNGLLGITLNSDWFVPVSQEKSDVDAAQRALDFMFGWYMDPLTKGEYPKSMQSMVGNRLPKFSREESEQLKGSFDFLGLNYYASFYAAYAPQLRGAKPAQQTDALVNVTNQHDGKPLGPMAASSWLCIYPRGFRELLLYIKKQYNNPVIYITENGYDEYNDPTLSLEESLVDTYRIDYFYRHLYYLQTAIKRDGVNVKGYFAWSLLDNMEWDSGYTVRFGLVFVDFKDGVKRYLKHSAHWFKDFLKKTC